The Daphnia carinata strain CSIRO-1 chromosome 1, CSIRO_AGI_Dcar_HiC_V3, whole genome shotgun sequence sequence TCACATGCTTTTGAAACTTTTTAGCATTCTTATTTCCCCCTGTTAAACATGAAGGACATGGATCTCAACAAATTGCAGTGCAAGGTATAAAGAAccgcttgaatttttttgtttatctaaCTCAAAGAACATTCTTTGCAGTTGGCTTGCTCATGTGGTTTGGGATGACATTTGTAATGGCCGAGATTATTCGTCGTGTTTGCCTGTTTTCGGAAGAGGTTTTTCACTTGAAAACTCGCTACGACGGTTCTATATCCCGAGTTGTTCTTCACGTATTTAATTCGCGAAACTCTGCCAATTTCTTCACCGTCGTCATTTTGCTTTCTCTACTGTTTGTGAGTCATCATTTTCCCCTCTATGGTGACAATGTTATAACTGCAGAGAAAGAGAGCAACAAACAGATATATAATAcatgtttgtttgatttttctcttttttttttagattagctCGTCAGATCCCATGGTGATGACTGAAATTAGCTCGCACTGGCCAACTTCGTTTGGACTGTGTGGCCTGtatattattttcatttcggTAGTGAAACTTACGGAGAATCTTGTTGACTGTGAAGTGCTGCTAGATGACCGTGTGATGGCTATTGGACACGGACTGGCATATTCCTACTATTATGGgttcttaaaaataattcttcCTGCAAGCGAAAACAGTCAAAGTACTGTCGTCATTCTCTTATCATTGCCTCTTCctgaaatctaaatttttgaaatgtagGTCTCAGAGATCGTGCATCCCATTTCgagtttgaagaaaaaatccaGTTAGCATCTAAGAAGATGTTAATACTGATTCCAGACACATGTTTTTGTACCCCGAGTTTCCAAGACATGGCGCCATGTGGACAAATAGAGAGAGTTAAGGTAATATAAATTGTATGTTACTTTTATCGTTGTTCTCTGAATAATTCACCAAGGCAAACGTTGTAGAATCTGGAAGACGTTATTATTTGCCGAGCGGGAATGAGAGGGCGGCCCTACTCAGCGACTGTTTACTTAATCCAGCCAGAAGGATCCAAAGCCCCTGTATATGTCATGATGGAAATGCCATCAATTCTTTTCGTCCTGTACGAAATGAATACTATAGGACACAGTAATTCAAGTAAGCTTTAAAATATGCTGTTGTATTCCTAATCTATTAGGTTTCTTTAAAACCTGTTTACGTTGCCTAGAACTCACCGCGTTCGAACGTACTCAGCAGGCACAAGCTTTCTGTCGAGTTTTAGGACGACTACTCGAAGACGATCCGAGCTGCAAGGACATGTATGACATAATATACTTCAAAGGTGTTAAGTTAAAACTTACCAATGTTTCATCGCATTTAATTAATCATTTCGTTCGTTCTCGTCCAAGATCAAAACGCAAACCTAGCCCAGATGATTTACGACCATGTTCAAAACACAAAGCAATAGTTTCAATTTGCTAATCGACCCCAGTGAGCTTCGCATGCTAATTGTGAAAATAGTGAAGTATCTCTGCCCAGTACCATCTTACTTGTTTTATGAAGCTCCTATTTGCcttcaaatatatttttatttcctaagCTATTCAAATGATTTCCGAAATAATTAACTGGTTTTAATCATGGCGAAAATTTTAGATGCTCACATCCTCTTTaatcaacgaaaaaattaCCACTTCTTCAGAGAGTGTAACCCCAGAACAAAAGTATAAAATTACACGCTGAGCAAACGTTTTACTCGTCGAAGTAGCGCTTGAACAAAACCGTGACGGCCTTTTTTGTGGAGGTACACCTAAAATGGACAAATAAATTGTGTTAGCAAACATCTCACAActcctgaaaacaaaaagttccCCAATTTTGTTACCTGCTCGCACtcgttcattttcttaaacaaGATTGCATTAAGATGGGTCGGCGCTTCCTTTTTTAATCGACTAAGATCATCTTGACTCAAAATCGATGATGATCCACCGAAAGCCAATGACTTCTTATGCTGGAAATAGTGTTCCATATGGTGCCACAAGAGCCAGGTGGCAGATTCCAACACTAGACTGCAGAGTTCTAGGAGTTCTTCCCAGTTTTTCAGTTCTTGTTCTAACATTTTGGCTCCAATCATTCGACGGACATGAGCAGGCAGTTTCTCATCGGTATCGGCAGGCAACAGCTCCATTAGCTGTTGTGTCGTCAGATCTTGAATCGAATCAAGACGGCGGCGGCAAATTTCACTTTTCTCTTGTGCACTGATCAAGAGCGCTGAGGAGCTGACCAAGGTTTTGGTAAGGATTCCCAGGGAAAGACATGATTTACTAGGACGATCAAAGCTCGGTGCAAAAATGGCGCGATTCTGTGTGGTCAGAGATCGAGCGAGTTTTAAAATGTTCCCAGCCACCTGCAAACACACTTTGCTCGATACAAGACCAAATTCGGCCAATATGTTCTCCCCTAATCATAAAAAAGATATGTCAATTTTTTAATgcgccaaaaataaaatcatttcgCTGATTTACATACCAAGAATATAAACCGGCAATAGGTTAAGGGTCACTTGTTCGAGACGACTCAATTGTCCGCGTACCTCCATGGCAGCTGGGGATTCTTCATACACTGCATTCCACCCAGCCGCTCGTGAAATGACGGCAGTAAGCAATGCCGTTTCCTCCAACTGGGAAGACACCGGTGCTAAGTTCCGATTGCGTAAAATCGCACTCACTGTGTCACTGTGGGAGAGTAAGAAGTGTATCACCTGagatgacaaaaaaataaatctggGGATTAGGCAAAAACTATGCTAGGCTATGATCGAGTCCGTATATGAAGTCACCTCCGAACTTCCAGTGCGATGTCGGCTTCCGAGTGCGGTAAGCATTGTGTTGGAAAGCTGAAGAGCAGGGAAAAGGATTTGATGGAATCGATGGGCGGTATCTGGGATAAATGGTGCATTTTCAGTTGTCCCGCTGGTTACTTCAGGACGCTGGCTAAAGACTGACATCTCGGAAAGACGTTGGAATATTCCACTTTCTAAGAGCACGAGGGCTCCCTTTTGGCTGCTGGCCAATCGAGTCAAAAGCCCCATCTGCGACTCGTAAACATATAAAGTACGCAGGCCGTCCATGTTGGGTTGCATTTCTAAAGCGCCCACCAATCCAGCATCCAATTGAAGCAGGGAATTTACCTTAATGGTAACAGGAAAGGAATAAgattttcattaaattaatCAAATGCTGAAAACTAGGGAATAGTCTATATGAGCAATGAAATGCTTATACCATGTGTTTCAAGTATCCTTGAGACGACAAAAAGGTAGCAATAGGCCCTTGGTTGTCAGCAGCAGCCAACTGATCGAGAAGGGAAAGGGCCAACATGCGCTGTACATCGTGACCACTGCTGCAATCACGGACAAGAGTCTGAAGTAATGATGTAGGAGCCAACTTGTAGAATTCAGCAGTGTGATTGCTGATTCTTAAGCTATTTAGCAAAGCGCTGTACAGATTGGTTCGGACGCGATGAGCAGAACCACTAGCGCGCAAAATCCAATCCACCAATTGGCGCTGAATAACATTTATTGTAGCTGACGACGTTGGTCCTCCTCGTGAAGTTGCCATTGAACGGGCTGAGTtcaataaattattaaaactAAAACAGTTTGCCTTTAGTTTCTAAGAAATTACCACTTTGAGTCCGTAGAATGGTTCCGTCAAGACACCTTACGTAATCGGAAGGCACTTGAGTTGCGTTTGACGATGATGCGGGTTCCTTAACACCCTCCAAGGCACAAGCTCGTAATCCTGCCAACAGGATCACCATGACGCCCGATAAGTAATGAACCAAATCGGGTAAGGAGTTGTCTGTTGTCAAACATTTGGTGAAAATATCTTGAGTGATCTGAGTCAGGATATTCCATTGCTGGGTGTATGAAAGATCGTTCAGAGACCCGGTTGCCAAAAGACATTCCAGGACTTGCCGCCACCCTTCTAAATAGGAACGACGAGCCGAAAGTTCTAGCCTTATGTTATTCCGTTGAACCACGAACGAAAGAATGTTCTGAACTTCTTGTACGATCAATTGGCGTTGGCCAAGAGCCACATTGGTAAGGTTAGCCAGTTCGCTACGTAACCGATTTTGGAGCAACGAAATTTTCGTTAACTGAACATCCTCTTCACTCACGATTTCACACTGCTTGACCAATGCTTCGATGGCACCCGGATCAAAGAATTCCATTGTAGGAGGTGTCAGTTCGCACtcctaaataaaaagaatttgattaCACTCAAATCACTTAGACTTTTGCCAAGGATGTCTTACTTCTAGGTTGACAGCATCCAAAAGGACAGCAATTTTTGGTCTCGATCGCATGACCAATTGATCCTGGTTGCCAAGAAAGGACATGCCACTCAACAATGATCTGTCAGTGATATCTCCCACAGTGACTGACTCGGCTGTTTCGTCCACTTCGTACAGAAAGAGTGAGGCTAGACGCGAAACGTGAGACTGAAGGCCTTTGTCCGAGGCAATTTTCACTTCAACAGCAACAGATTTAAGTAGCCAGCTCATTTGTGATAGCTGCGACCATCCAAAATTGCCGGGTGCAAAAGGCAATGCAGCAACCTGCCGACCGAGGAAGTTGGACGAGCGCAGGAATCTTAACATAATATCAGATACAACTGGATGTGAACAGAGCTGATAGAGAAGCTTATAGGCCAATTCAGTTGCCCTGAGATTGGCACCCGAGCTGTGGCCTTCTGGGAGAATGTTCTTTTCCAATATGCCAAGTAGAGCATGCAGGCACGTCCGAGGTTGATCATGGATTCCAGGTTGTTGCAGAATGGTTCTGCCAAGATATAACAAATAAATTACGTGTAGATTGCTGTACACAAACTCATATTACATACTAGCAAAAAACTTACTTGCTTAAAGGAGCTTGAATGCTAAACCCAAGCAGGAAATGAGCAAAACTTGGATGGGGTAAATTGACTCCTTCACTaagaagatgaagaacaaCGAGTCGACATCCCTGTCCAGCGTACGAAGTTTCGCCGTCTTGGTCTACGGGAACCGTTGGCGAATCGTTGGGGTCTTCCATTTCTAAAGCTTCAACGAATCCGTGACGAATAGCTGTAATAAGAGTAATGACGATGAAAGGGAAGCATTATAATATTTGAACTTAAGAATAAAACTTACCTGTGGTTAAGGCAGCAGTTTTCGTGTACAGAGCAAGAAGTTGATTTTGGGTTGATGGATTTGCGGCAACTCTTCGAATTATGTGTAAGGCGGCCAATGCATGTTGAGGAAGATGTTGATTCAAAGTCACTAGCTTTCCAATATTGACCATATGGTCCGGTTTGCCAGTACGGCTGTTGATACCCAAAAGCAGGCTGTCCAATGTAACTACTCTTAGTCCAGAACCCAGTCGACGAATCAGTTCCACAAACTCTTCCTAAAAATTCATCACAAATGTACTTCGTTTAATATTTGCATTCTTCCTCTTCCAAACATACCTGAAGTTGCAGCACacgttttaaaattaaaagaacatTGAGAGTAAGTGTTTCCAACTCTTCTATTCCTGGTGTGGGTGAGTAAAGATCTAAAACGCGACAACCTTCATCTACCACATGAAGCAAAAGACGCAGAAAATTGGAGTCATGcaggcaatgcaccagcagATGATAGCCCGGTGGTTTAGATCGAATGGCATTCCCACCTAGTCCCGAAAGAACCATGTGTAAACTACAAAAACTGCTACAAAGGGATCCATATCATACTTACCAGACGGTAGTTCGATGTAGGAGTCTTGAAAATCTTCCACGCTAGGTTCATAATTCGAAAGTAGCTTCAGAAAAAGCTTGACACAGGCATTCCcgatctataaaaaaaaaacgacaaatgGCTAATCAAAATGTTCCTTTCAAGCACTGGTGATGTCAAACTAACCtgccatttttctgtttcattgcGATATGCCCTACCAGTGAATCTGAGGAAAACGGAATCTTTAACGTAGAATAGGTATGGATCGAACCCAGGGGTTCGATGCCCCGTTCCCAAATTGGATGGAATGGGAACATCAGTCATCACATCCAGTAATTTTAGGAAGGCTCTCGTCAGTGGATACTCTTCAGCTCGAGATTCCACGTCTTCCAATTCCGTCTGAATACCTAAATATCTCCATGTGTTATGTTAATCAAAGGTATAGAAATAATGTCATACACACCTTTGACATTTGCTGAAACAACGCTGGTTGTCGACAAAATTTGTGCTGTCTCGATGCTACTCCATAGAGTGTAGACGATATCAGGCGACTGTGCAAATGCTGCTAGTACTTCCATGATTTCTCCCTTTAAGCTCAATGGCACAGCACAACCTAGTTGATAACAAATGACTTTCAAATAATCCCATAAACTCGAATCGAAATTTGAACCTACCCAACAGACCGATCATTACCACCAACGGTATCCAGGTTGGGTTTTCAGCCAAAGATATCCTAGCAATGGGATCGTGGTGTAGAATGATTCTCATTAACTTTAAAACCACCTGCAAACCCTGGACCTCCTGTGGCGTAATGCCTTTTGTTAGTGGCTTATGGCGATAGATGGTATCGGGTACTGGTAGTGATTCTTGGCGCAAACTATTGAAGTATCTATGAAGTGACGAGAAAAAATGTTCCCAGGATATAAGGTTGCTTTGGCCACCACTGCTGTTCTGTTTTAGCAGCGTGAAGGCTTGATGGGCTGCTCTCTTCCCATTGGCTAGTCCACAGAGCATGCTGGCGTAAGAGATGTAGAGCGATGGAGGTAACAAATCGCCGGCCAATCTTATAAACTTATAGAGGGCCATTTGACGTTGGGAGATCCTGGGTTTCATCAATAAAATTCATTAGAATTTCTAatgcaaaaaatgtttgatctTACCTATAATTTACTCCAGCATTAGCCATGTCGCTGGACCAAAATTCAAGACAAAGTTCTAGGTCCAGAGGATCCTCGCCATAGAGTACAGCTATGAAGTTAAGTAACCACTGAAAATGTAACGGCAAGTTTGGTGGCGGCTCGAGGCCCTCCTGCTGATAGACAAAGATGTTTCTGGCAACTTCATCAGCCTTGTTGCGGAGATCTTTGATTTTCAGTGGCATTTGAACGATCAAATCCGTTACGAGTGCATGTAAGCGACGTAGATAAAATTCTTCTTTGTAAatatgattttttgtttgcaataAATGGCTCAAGAAGTTCAATGCCTTTCCGTCTAGGGCAATGTCAAGAATAGCCTCATCTTCGTCAACTTGCGACTGAATTGGAGCGCAAAGTCCAGAGGAAAGCGAGCGAAATGTGGCCAAGGTAACTGCCCAGGCAAGTTGAGCTGAAGCCTGAAGACCAGCATTCTTCCATTGCAATGGTTCTGTTAAACGTTTTTGAAGGGTGGCAACAAATCCACTATCCGAAGTGATCGGTAGTAAGCGTACGACGTCTTCACTTTCTTCCGTTCTCACAACAGCGCTGATATCAACAGCGTATAAAAGCGCTATAAGAAGCGTGACGTTGACGTTGTCGATTTGCTCAATCGAAGCTAGATAATTTACTAGCAACAATGTATCTTCTTTGGTCAATCCATTTTGGGCAGCTAAATAAAATATGATGTCAGCTAATGATTGCCTTATTTGAGTGAAGAAATCTTGAACTTGTCtagaataaggaaaaaatgtttaaatgtATCTAACGAGAAATGATGTTACTAACAAACCTCCTATGTTTTGGACCACCCAGAGCTCGATTTTCATGCAGTAAattgatttccttttcaaGACTGAGCTGTCCTAATAGGACTATAATTTGATCAACCAGGCCTTTCTCCACCAACTTATCTGTGTACTTTGTGACTAAGTTGACAACTTGTTCGCTGGTGTCTACTGCCCAAGAAACACCTTTCCTTGCTTGTATGAGGGTTTTCAGTGAGCTTACAATTGCATGTCTAGCATCGTAGTATAAAAGCACTGAAACTAAACCCCTGGTTAGATCTGGGTAGTAGTGCATTTGTTGTTCTGCAGTATGTAGGAGCCCAACTGAGatgttttcgtttaaattAAACATATCTGAAATTATAAGTGCCTCATCAACAAATGACTGTTCAAGTGAAGCAGTTGTTTTCCTTCCAGGAAAAAGGACAGGCTCTTTAACGGATTTCAGAAGAAGATTTCTGTCATCAAGATTTTTGGCCTAAATAGGGTAAAATTTAgggtaaaataaataatgatttttttatttttttttttattttgacttaCTGGCTGTTTAAGAAGGGCAGAAAAATCTGAACGGTGATCTTTCAAAACCTTCTCCAGGTTCTCCAGGTCGTTACATTGTTGATTACCGATTGTATTTTCAACCACATTGTGGAGGTCTTTCGACTTTGTCCACATTGTTTCTAACGTAAACTTGTAACACTATACCGtttcaagaaaagaagaacaattCAGTagataaaaaatatttcgacTAAAACGCTTGATTCGAAACTTCGAATTCGTCTGTGAATATGCAGCATACAGACGTGCCGGTGGCTGAAGACAACGCCATCTAGATTACCATCATAAGCGCCCTCTGGCTAACACATTTTCCCGCCAGTGGGCGAATAGAACGATCTGCAGTACTAGCTTTGTGTAACTCAATGCTATACAAATTAGAGgatttttctaaatttctcTTTACTTTAAAAAGCCATGTCTAAACCCATGGGCTTGTATAGGTCACGtaaataaacgaaaacaagGTACCAATCTTACTTAAGAATGATCAGACGGTTTGTAATCAAAAGAGTAACAAGTAATATTTACAAATGAACTGCAAGTTATCCTGTACACAGTGTCTTGTCCAAAACAGTCACGTATAACACGCAcaagaaatgaatgaaaaaaagaccGACCACACacggaaaatgaaaataataatcgacaagcacaaaaaaaaagttgttcccTTTTATCATTATACAAAAAAGCAATGCTCTCAgctgctttttctttgttgtggAGAAGTGGTGGTGTGGAGTTGGAGCAGAAGGAAATACGGGGAAAATTCAGTTTTCGCTCAAGAAAATCGTTATAAAGATGacatcgttctttttttcagaaataaTGACGCCCAATTTGGGAGACCGAGTCCAACGCGTCATCTCGATTACAAAATAGAATATTAATAGCACtgagaatttgttttttgttgttgttttcaccTGTACAAATTACACTAAGTCATCCAACTGACTTGATATTACAGACGCACACCTACGACGACACGTTGCGCTGTGCCAAAAGTTGCCTTTCAACACACACTCACTCACTCtctcccacacacacacaaggtcGATATTAGCAGAATTTTTCTTATACGATAgtattactttttaaaaaatttcggTGTTGAAACAAGGTAAATgaggaaaagaaggaagatcAGGGCGAGAATAGAGGGTTTTCCTTTCAACGACACGCACCCACGCacacgcaaaacaaaaagaaacggtcGACGGTATGATTGTGGCaaaattatcaaaaagaaaaagacaatcaTCCTAGAGTGGATAAGTTGAAGTAAGGAGACGGACGTATAGGAACGGTGGTGTCCACCTATTTGGGTATGTTTTCCTTGTTACTTGATACTATGTACAAGATTCGCATGTTGGGATCAaattaagaaatgaaaatccaaTCGTTAATCGCACTGCGAAGGGGAAGAGAGGGAGACGGGAAAAAGAGACGAGGGGTCGGAGGAAATCGTAGGATTgagcatttatttttttttcttttcaaaatctcctaattttcttttcctttttaaatttatttgtttactcTCCTCGTACGCAAAGAAcggcgtttcttttttttaccgccTCTTTGTTTCCTATACAGGTTTTCATCATATGTATATTATCTTATAAGTTCACAAAACATATGCAATCTTTGATGCTCGCCATAACTCGTCTGTTGTAGAGTCTACATTCTAGACTTAATTgagatcaaaaaaaaaattaataataatgaaaaaaaaatgtcattcgtgatccaaaaaaaaacccccaCCATTTTGCCGTTTGCGTGTGCCCAGATTCTATAAGCATCGTGTGATGGGAATTTGTCCACTTACATTTTGCCATTTTGAGAGGGGAGGAGGAGGCGCTTTGCTAGTGGGTTAGGACAGAGGGTGCAGGGAAATGGACGAACGCCTTCCACAGCATTCAGTCTACTAACTTGCTATTGCTTGGCTCGCAGTCAAAGGTCACTTAAGAATGTTTAACAAACTgaacaacgaaatgaaacaaagaGGAAGCTCCTAATACTGAATACCCAAGCTTTTGGAAAAAGCTCTTCCCCGCTTCTTAATGCTGAATGACAGGCGATGATCAAATCCGAACGATCAAAGTCCCTCGACAAACTTGGAAAGCTGATCCTGCGGCGTTTCcagctgctgttgttgttgatccTGAGCGTTGCTCATCATCTGTGACTGCATGAGGGCGTCGGACGGATCGTGTCCACCtagttgttgttgctgctgctgctgctgttgttgtgcCGCTACGGCAGCGGCCATTGCGTGATGGGGGGACTGCGTCGCCATCCGAGGTGAAGGTGCTGGCTGACGCGGGGACGGCGACGGACCCATTCGGGGAGATGGATTGGGCTGCGGAGAACGTACCGTCTGCGGTAAAGACGGAGGGGGTGATCGGACGGCATGCATCAACTGCTGTTGCGGAGAAACATTTGGATGTACCATCATgccctgttgttgttgcggcgACGGCGACATCGTTGGCGGAGGCGTGTTCTtcatctgctgctgctgttgcaaaAGTTGTTGCATTGTCGACTGCTGTTGTCCACCAAACTGACCTTGATTGTTGGGACTCATAAATTGGTTCCCATCTCCGTTTCCACCAAAGCcgtgctgctgttgttgctgctgttgaggGAACCCACCCATACTCGGCAGCGGTTGCCTTGCCCTCGGTCCAAAATGCTGTACTGGAGGAGGTTGCTGGAAGccctgctgttgctgctgctgctgctgctgctgctgctgttggtgtTGCTGTCTCTGTAAAGCCATCATTTGCTGCTGATGCTGTTGTTGTCTCAACcactgttgctgttgttgctgctggacagtttgctgttgttgattcGGAGGACCTATGTCAAATAACATAACACTCAGTTAATCGTAAAGTccttgaattaaaaaaaaaaagcatttgcGTACAACAACAATCAGAATTGAAGTTTCATACCTGCATTCATGCCAACATTGCCCATCATACCGGGTTGACCAGAGCCTTGTTGCATGTTTTGCTGTTGAGGCTGattctgctgttgctgctgaaTGGTTTGCATGGCTGCTTGAATTCCCGGTTGTGCCATAGCCTGCATGTTATTGGGTATGGAACCTTGCTGCCCCTGTTGGTTGGGCACTTGTTGTTGGCCCTGCTGAGGCTGCTGGTTCTGattttgttgctgctgctgttggagTACAGAGCGCTGTTTAATGAAGGCTGCCATTAGCTGGGGATTGCTACGCAGAATTTGCACAacttgctgttgctgttgtggcGTGCTCGGTGATTTGAGCGTTTGCAACAGTTGGTGGAGGGCTTGCGGCAATGGACGCTGAGCTCCTCCTGGTACAGTTATTCCGCCGGCACCTACAGGTATCTGCGTTAGACTGCCTGGCTGCAACTGCGCCTGAGGTTGTTGTTGAACGGCGTTCacctgttgctgttgttgcgcAACATTAGGCCCTACGCCTGCGACTCCACCTCCAGGACCCATCATTCCTCCTTGAGAGTTGCCCATTGACATGGCCGGTGACGCTTGGcctggctgttgttgttgttgagctCCAATCATATTGTTTGGTGCCATAGGtcgcatttgttgttgttgacccATTACTTGATTGGGGACCGCACCCCCTTGTGCTGGACCAGCAAAGCGAGGACCTCCCCACTGTTGCTCGCCCCCCATGCCCATACGATTTCCCTGCATATTGTTGATGGGCATACCGCCATTACCGCCCATGCCACCCATAGCGTTAGGCCCAGAAGGTCCGCCGACGACTTGATTCACTTGCATTCCAGCACCGACCATGTTCCCCGGCATGCCACCAGGTTGCATGTTCATTGGCGGCCTTGGATGTTGCATCATCTGCGGAGGAGGCATCACCATCGCCGGGTTGACGGCACCCATGCCCCCAACAgattgctgctgttgttgaggaTGCTGATGAGGTCGCACACCCATCGTGTTCATCATGCCCATACCACCTTTTCCGAAACCACCTTGTTGAGGCACTTGGCTAGCTGCCTCTTCCTGGACCTGCTTTACAACCTACATAATgttcaatgattttcattcaattgCAAAGTAACTTGTAtgaagaaaacagaaatgtCTTAGGAGACACAATGTGAGTGAGGTGAAATACTCGGCAATCAAAGAAACCACCGATTTTGGAATTCACTGCATTTAATTTAGCACTTTAAACATAATCAATGATGCATGGAAAGCACCATTAACATTTACTAGTTCGCCGTGCCAGATTAATATCAATAagcaaaatagaaataaagcGGCCagagcaatttttttttacctgaagCACATTGGCAGGTGGAGTTTGAGTCGCTGGTTTCATTCCGGCTCCTGGTTGGTTGTGATGAGAATGACCACCACCCATGCCCATCATGTCAGAACCTCCGGGACTCTCCAGCGGGGATGAGGGCCCCATGCCCGAACTCATCGGACCCGGTGTACTGGGCCCCGTTCCGCACGCTGAACGATTGCCCATAGAAGAAACGGCCGCCATTCGCCTCTTGAGGAAGTGGGCGTGCTGGAGCCGCTGCTGCAACTGCTGCTGGCGCAGCTTCTGCCGGATGTTGAGGCAGAACGGCACCATGCACTTGGTCTCGGTGCAGTGCTTGGCGTGGTAGCAGCAGAGGGCGATGAGCTGCTTGCAAATGGGGCAGCCGCCGTTCGTCTTGCGCTTGCAAGAGCGCGTGTGCGTCACGAC is a genomic window containing:
- the LOC130696728 gene encoding stimulator of interferon genes protein-like; translated protein: MESLGLTTQTAYFGKTKIFEPKKTCSNPGKQEPSGMPKSRGYRAEILAFTIGSGLLLIAFLFPPVKHEGHGSQQIAVQVGLLMWFGMTFVMAEIIRRVCLFSEEVFHLKTRYDGSISRVVLHVFNSRNSANFFTVVILLSLLFISSSDPMVMTEISSHWPTSFGLCGLYIIFISVVKLTENLVDCEVLLDDRVMAIGHGLAYSYYYGFLKIILPASENSQSLRDRASHFEFEEKIQLASKKMLILIPDTCFCTPSFQDMAPCGQIERVKNLEDVIICRAGMRGRPYSATVYLIQPEGSKAPVYVMMEMPSILFVLYEMNTIGHSNSKLTAFERTQQAQAFCRVLGRLLEDDPSCKDMYDIIYFKDQNANLAQMIYDHVQNTKQ
- the LOC130696851 gene encoding nuclear pore complex protein Nup205-like; its protein translation is MWTKSKDLHNVVENTIGNQQCNDLENLEKVLKDHRSDFSALLKQPAKNLDDRNLLLKSVKEPVLFPGRKTTASLEQSFVDEALIISDMFNLNENISVGLLHTAEQQMHYYPDLTRGLVSVLLYYDARHAIVSSLKTLIQARKGVSWAVDTSEQVVNLVTKYTDKLVEKGLVDQIIVLLGQLSLEKEINLLHENRALGGPKHRRQVQDFFTQIRQSLADIIFYLAAQNGLTKEDTLLLVNYLASIEQIDNVNVTLLIALLYAVDISAVVRTEESEDVVRLLPITSDSGFVATLQKRLTEPLQWKNAGLQASAQLAWAVTLATFRSLSSGLCAPIQSQVDEDEAILDIALDGKALNFLSHLLQTKNHIYKEEFYLRRLHALVTDLIVQMPLKIKDLRNKADEVARNIFVYQQEGLEPPPNLPLHFQWLLNFIAVLYGEDPLDLELCLEFWSSDMANAGVNYRISQRQMALYKFIRLAGDLLPPSLYISYASMLCGLANGKRAAHQAFTLLKQNSSGGQSNLISWEHFFSSLHRYFNSLRQESLPVPDTIYRHKPLTKGITPQEVQGLQVVLKLMRIILHHDPIARISLAENPTWIPLVVMIGLLGCAVPLSLKGEIMEVLAAFAQSPDIVYTLWSSIETAQILSTTSVVSANVKGIQTELEDVESRAEEYPLTRAFLKLLDVMTDVPIPSNLGTGHRTPGFDPYLFYVKDSVFLRFTGRAYRNETEKWQIGNACVKLFLKLLSNYEPSVEDFQDSYIELPSGGNAIRSKPPGYHLLVHCLHDSNFLRLLLHVVDEGCRVLDLYSPTPGIEELETLTLNVLLILKRVLQLQEEFVELIRRLGSGLRVVTLDSLLLGINSRTGKPDHMVNIGKLVTLNQHLPQHALAALHIIRRVAANPSTQNQLLALYTKTAALTTAIRHGFVEALEMEDPNDSPTVPVDQDGETSYAGQGCRLVVLHLLSEGVNLPHPSFAHFLLGFSIQAPLSKTILQQPGIHDQPRTCLHALLGILEKNILPEGHSSGANLRATELAYKLLYQLCSHPVVSDIMLRFLRSSNFLGRQVAALPFAPGNFGWSQLSQMSWLLKSVAVEVKIASDKGLQSHVSRLASLFLYEVDETAESVTVGDITDRSLLSGMSFLGNQDQLVMRSRPKIAVLLDAVNLEECELTPPTMEFFDPGAIEALVKQCEIVSEEDVQLTKISLLQNRLRSELANLTNVALGQRQLIVQEVQNILSFVVQRNNIRLELSARRSYLEGWRQVLECLLATGSLNDLSYTQQWNILTQITQDIFTKCLTTDNSLPDLVHYLSGVMVILLAGLRACALEGVKEPASSSNATQVPSDYVRCLDGTILRTQSARSMATSRGGPTSSATINVIQRQLVDWILRASGSAHRVRTNLYSALLNSLRISNHTAEFYKLAPTSLLQTLVRDCSSGHDVQRMLALSLLDQLAAADNQGPIATFLSSQGYLKHMVNSLLQLDAGLVGALEMQPNMDGLRTLYVYESQMGLLTRLASSQKGALVLLESGIFQRLSEMSVFSQRPEVTSGTTENAPFIPDTAHRFHQILFPALQLSNTMLTALGSRHRTGSSEVIHFLLSHSDTVSAILRNRNLAPVSSQLEETALLTAVISRAAGWNAVYEESPAAMEVRGQLSRLEQVTLNLLPVYILGENILAEFGLVSSKVCLQVAGNILKLARSLTTQNRAIFAPSFDRPSKSCLSLGILTKTLVSSSALLISAQEKSEICRRRLDSIQDLTTQQLMELLPADTDEKLPAHVRRMIGAKMLEQELKNWEELLELCSLVLESATWLLWHHMEHYFQHKKSLAFGGSSSILSQDDLSRLKKEAPTHLNAILFKKMNECEQVYLHKKGRHGFVQALLRRVKRLLSV